From Apium graveolens cultivar Ventura chromosome 9, ASM990537v1, whole genome shotgun sequence, the proteins below share one genomic window:
- the LOC141682708 gene encoding beta-xylosidase/alpha-L-arabinofuranosidase 2-like gives MASSRGCSVFLCFQLCFIVSHFFLCNNKVSAYPSAVFACDVIKNPEVRNYRFCDRTLDVESRVNDLLSRMTLQEKILNLINDARGSSRLGIPEYNWWSEALHGVASTGIGTNFSAPIYGATSFPQVICTAASFNTSLFYAIGKVVSTEARAMYNVGESGLTFWSPNVNIFRDPRWGRGQETPGEDPLLTSRYAVSYVRGLQERDDGDQYRLKVGACCKHYTAYDLDNWKGIDRFHFNALVTMQDMADTYQPPFRSCVIDGNVASVMCSYNQVNGKPTCADPDLLTGVIRNQWNLNGYISSDCDSLEVMFDKQNYTRTPEETAAIALKAGVDLNCGDHLRKYALAAVQQGLAAEADVNRAVKNNFAMLMRLGFFDGDPRQQFYGNLGLNDVCTPANQELAREAARQGFVLLKNSRGSLPLSPTATKSVAVIGPNANVTTTMIGNYAGVPCRYTTPLQGITAMVPTTYYSPGCADVACVTAQVDDAKRMSATADATVLVVGADQTIEREYLDRVDISLPGQQTFLVQEVTRASRGPVILVIMSGGGMDVQFAKDDPKVTSILWIGYPGEAGGAALADILFGFYNPSGRLPMSWYPQSYANNVDMRNMNMRPDPATGYPGRTYRFYQGPTVYTFGDGLSYSGFSHNLVRAQKLVSIQLGKQHFCKRNSCKSIDASEQTCKNANTKIHLRVKNAGRMSGSHTLFLFSTPPNVHKSPQKQLLGFEKVFLTPKEQGMVRFNIDVCKHLSVVDKFGNRKLALGMHVLHVGSLKHYLTVSI, from the exons ATGGCTTCTTCTCGGGGTTGCTCTGTTTTCCTCTGTTTTCAACTCTGTTTCATTGTTTCTCACTTTTTCTTGTGCAATAACAAAGTTTCAGCGTACCCTTCTGCTGTTTTTGCTTGTGATGTGATCAAGAATCCTGAGGTGAGGAATTATAGATTCTGCGATAGAACATTAGACGTCGAATCGAGGGTGAATGATTTACTAAGCAGGATGACGTTGCAAGAGAAAATACTGAATTTGATAAATGATGCCAGGGGATCGAGTAGGCTTGGAATTCCAGAGTATAATTGGTGGTCTGAGGCTTTGCATGGAGTTGCTAGTACTGGCATTGGGACCAACTTTTCCGCTCCCATTTATGGAGCTACAAGCTTTCCTCAAGTCATATGCACTGCAGCTTCGTTTAATACCTCTCTGTTTTATGCTATTGGAAAG GTGGTTTCAACAGAAGCTAGAGCAATGTATAATGTAGGGGAATCTGGATTAACATTCTGGTCACCAAATGTCAACATTTTCCGAGACCCGAGATGGGGAAGAGGTCAAGAAACACCAGGGGAAGACCCTTTGCTTACAAGTAGATATGCTGTCTCCTATGTCAGAGGTTTACAAGAAAGAGATGATGGTGATCAATACCGGCTTAAAGTTGGTGCTTGTTGTAAACATTATACAGCTTACGATCTTGATAACTGGAAAGGGATTGATAGATTCCATTTTAATGCTCTG GTCACTATGCAAGATATGGCTGATACATATCAGCCCCCATTCAGGAGTTGTGTAATTGATGGAAATGTAGCAAGTGTTATGTGTTCTTACAACCAAGTTAATGGCAAGCCAACTTGTGCAGATCCAGACCTATTAACAGGAGTGATCCGTAACCAGTGGAACTTAAACGG ATATATAAGTTCTGATTGTGATTCATTAGAGGTCATGTTTgataaacaaaattatactagGACACCGGAAGAGACTGCTGCCATTGCTTTGAAAGCAG GTGTGGATCTCAACTGTGGAGATCATCTAAGAAAGTACGCACTAGCTGCAGTTCAACAGGGATTAGCGGCAGAAGCAGATGTTAACAGGGCTGTCAAGAATAACTTTGCAATGTTGATGAGACTTGGCTTCTTCGATGGTGATCCAAGACAACAATTTTATGGGAATCTAGGTCTGAATGATGTATGCACACCTGCTAATCAAGAACTAGCCCGTGAAGCAGCAAGACAAGGATTTGTGCTCCTCAAGAATAGTCGCGGATCACTACCTTTATCTCCTACAGCCACCAAATCTGTTGCAGTTATAGGACCTAATGCCAATGTCACAACAACTATGATTGGAAATTATGCTG GCGTACCATGCAGATATACAACTCCTTTGCAAGGCATTACAGCAATGGTTCCAACAACTTATTATTCACCTGGATGTGCCGATGTAGCATGTGTCACTGCACAAGTAGATGATGCTAAGAGGATGTCAGCAACAGCAGACGCTACTGTTCTAGTGGTTGGAGCTGATCAAACAATCGAACGAGAGTACCTGGACAGGGTTGATATTTCGCTTCCAGGACAACAGACGTTTCTAGTTCAAGAAGTTACAAGGGCATCGAGAGGACCAGTCATACTTGTTATTATGTCTGGTGGAGGAATGGATGTACAATTTGCAAAAGATGACCCTAAAGTCACCAGCATCTTGTGGATTGGTTACCCTGGTGAAGCGGGTGGTGCTGCATTAGCAGATATCCTTTTTGGATTCTACAATCCCA GTGGAAGACTACCAATGTCATGGTATCCGCAATCGTATGCAAATAATGTAGACATGAGAAACATGAACATGAGACCAGATCCTGCAACCGGCTATCCAGGTCGAACATACAGGTTTTATCAGGGACCAACAGTATACACATTTGGTGATGGACTAAGCTACTCTGGATTCAGTCATAACCTAGTCAGAGCACAAAAACTTGTATCAATACAACTGGGGAAACAACATTTTTGTAAAAGAAATTCGTGCAAATCAATCGATGCTTCAGAACAAACTTGCAAGAATGCAAATACCAAAATTCATTTGAGGGTGAAAAATGCAGGAAGAATGAGCGGAAGCCATACACTTTTCTTGTTTTCGACACCTCCAAATGTGCACAAATCTCCTCAGAAACAATTGTTGGGATTTGAGAAGGTGTTTTTGACACCTAAAGAACAGGGGATGGTTAGGTTTAATATAGATGTCTGCAAACATTTAAGTGTGGTGGATAAATTTGGAAATAGAAAACTAGCACTGGGTATGCATGTTCTTCATGTTGGAAGTTTAAAACATTACTTAACTGTTAGCATATAG